From one Perca fluviatilis chromosome 10, GENO_Pfluv_1.0, whole genome shotgun sequence genomic stretch:
- the f9a gene encoding coagulation factor IXa has translation MALVSLSGFCLLLLDFQLGYGAPASGSVFLSGQAADSILQRHKRHNTGLFEELLRDNLERECMEEVCNLEEAREIFENDQKTMEFWEAYEDGNQCKSSPCLNHGSCKNHIGYYTCACPSGFTGNNCEIVIEKRCDVNNGHCMHFCESMGTMGAKCSCARGYRLMHDGVKCEPEVEFPCGRTALTEVSAVSRRSLFGSGNASLWYTTSLTNITTIASPSSTPARTSVPFPATNDSVKKQSRKKLPLWVYRDTEIPTEVPTEEPLRPFKRIVGGKVVIPGEIPWQVALIARPSGEIFCGGSVVSEQWVITAAHCLVEAKGAFFVRVGEHNIYINEGTEQDYDVLKQHVHPLYNSSVCLYNHDIALLYLKSPITFSTTVRPICIGPNAFVEALMKESSPATVSGWGRTRFHGFTANTLQKVEVPFTDRTECKRRSSARISNFMFCAGYYNEAKDACQGDSGGPHTNSIHDTWFLTGIVSWGEECAKQGKYGVYTRISLYYRWINHVMGFTKHRAVFDMEDPDPEM, from the exons ATGGCACTAGTTTCTTTGTCTGGCTTCTGTTTGCTACTTTTGGACTTTCAGCTGGGCTATGGAG CTCCAGCCTCAGGCTCAGTGTTCCTGTCCGGTCAGGCAGCCGACAGTATTCTGCAGAGACACAAACGCCACAACACTGGTTTATTTGAGGAGCTGCTGCGAGACAACTTGGAGAGAGAGTGTATGGAGGAAGTATGTAACCTGGAAGAGGCCAGGGAGATCTTTGAGAATGATCAAAAGACA ATGGAATTCTGGGAGGCATATGAAG ATGGCAATCAGTGTAAATCAAGCCCATGTCTGAACCATGGGTCATGCAAAAACCACATCGGCTACTACACCTGCGCATGTCCGTCTGGCTTCACTGGCAATAACTGTGAGATTG TTATAGAAAAAAGGTGTGATGTAAATAACGGACACTGTATGCACTTCTGTGAATCAATGGGAACCATGGGAGCAAAATGTTCCTGTGCAAGGGGATACAGGCTGATGCATGACGGAGTTAAATGTGAACCAGAAG TTGAATTTCCATGTGGCAGAACTGCCCTGACAGAGGTTAGTGCAGTATCCAGAAGGTCTCTGTTCGGCAGTGGAAATGCAAGCCTGTGGTACACCACTTCACTGACCAACATCACCACTATTGCATCCCCTTCCTCAACTCCAGCCCGAACCTCTGTGCCTTTTCCTGCCACAAATGATTCTGTAAAAAAACAGTCACGAAAGAAATTGCCCCTGTGGGTGTACCGTGACACTGAGATCCCCACTGAGGTCCCCACTGAGGAGCCACTTAGGCCTTTTAAACGCATCGTAGGTGGTAAGGTGGTTATCCCAGGAGAGATCCCATGGCAG GTAGCCTTGATAGCGCGTCCCAGTGGTGAGATATTCTGTGGGGGCTCCGTTGTCAGCGAACAGTGGGTTATCACTGCTGCTCATTGCCTGGTGGAGGCAAAAGGCGCCTTCTTCGTCCGAGTAG GGGAGCACAACATCTACATCAACGAGGGCACAGAGCAGGATTATGATGTGTTGAAGCAGCATGTGCACCCTCTCTACAACAGCAGTGTATGCTTGTACAACCATGACATCGCCCTGCTGTACCTCAAAAGCCCCATCACCTTCTCCACAACTGTCCGACCCATCTGCATCGGGCCCAACGCTTTTGTTGAGGCCCTAATGAAGGAGTCTTCCCCAGCCACGGTCAGCGGCTGGGGGCGAACACGCTTCCATGGGTTCACGGCTAACACTTTGCAGAAAGTTGAGGTACCCTTCACAGATCGGACAGAGTGTAAGCGGCGCAGCAGTGCCAGGATCAGTAACTTCATGTTTTGCGCAGGGTACTATAATGAGGCCAAAGATGCCTGTCAGGGGGACAGTGGAGGTCCCCACACAAACAGTATTCATGACACTTGGTTCCTTACGGGCATTGTGAGCTGGGGGGAAGAATGTGCAAAGCAGGGGAAATATGGTGTGTACACCCGGATATCCCTTTATTACCGCTGGATAAACCATGTTATGGGATTCACTAAACACAGGGCAGTATTTGATATGGAAGATCCTGACCCTGAAATGTAA